In Deinococcus psychrotolerans, a genomic segment contains:
- a CDS encoding class I SAM-dependent methyltransferase, producing MGSAAARPISPSARTPAQRSNMLDLTARGYALWRAHSLSLLTGGPLPLSREAEYFLSLCRPQAGQHWLDVGTSAGFYAGVLARAGAEVLACDISPAMLREAARREPDSRIQYALLNAEHTGLPAESLDGVSIGATLNETACPQQMFAEAQRLLRPGGQLWVMALGRDGTAKQALLSRLGGLSFPDEAQLDAWLPQMRCVDGWRRSNVLFRHWIKPNGQGDV from the coding sequence GTGGGGAGCGCTGCGGCCCGCCCCATTTCACCGTCTGCTCGCACGCCGGCGCAGCGCAGCAACATGCTGGATCTCACCGCCCGGGGGTACGCGCTGTGGCGTGCCCACTCGCTGAGTCTGCTCACTGGCGGCCCGCTGCCGCTGAGCCGTGAGGCCGAGTATTTCCTGTCGCTGTGCCGCCCACAAGCGGGGCAGCACTGGCTTGATGTGGGCACCAGCGCCGGATTTTACGCTGGGGTGTTGGCCCGCGCCGGAGCCGAGGTGCTGGCCTGCGACATCAGCCCCGCCATGCTGCGTGAAGCGGCCAGACGTGAGCCGGACTCGCGCATTCAGTACGCTCTCCTCAACGCCGAGCACACTGGCCTGCCCGCCGAGAGTCTTGACGGTGTGAGCATCGGCGCGACCCTCAACGAAACGGCGTGTCCCCAGCAGATGTTCGCCGAAGCCCAGCGCCTGCTGCGTCCCGGTGGCCAGTTGTGGGTGATGGCTTTGGGGCGCGACGGCACTGCCAAGCAGGCGCTGCTGAGTCGGCTGGGCGGCCTGAGTTTCCCTGACGAGGCCCAGCTCGACGCCTGGCTGCCACAGATGCGCTGCGTGGACGGCTGGCGGCGCTCGAATGTGCTGTTTCGGCACTGGATCAAGCCAAATGGACAAGGCGACGTTTAA